TTTTCAAGGTCGAGCATGCCTGTGACCAGCCCTCTGGAGTCAATCTTGACCTCGAGCAGGCCGTTATTGAGGACATAGCCGTCACCTCCGGCGACCACACGGGTCGGGGACACTCCCTCAGGAAGTCCCGGGTCGGCCGATTGCACGCTGTACCCGCACTGCGGCACTTCGGCGTAGGTCAGTTCTCCATTTGGTAGTTCCACCACTTCCTGACGTTCCTGGGCCAGAGTGTTGAACACCACGACAGGGTTCTCCACGCCGCTGGTGTCGACCTTTTCCACAATCCGTGCTGCCGCGGCATCACGCACGGCGGCTGCCACCTTGGCGACGTTCGGGTAATCGATTTTAACATCCTCATACACCCAGTGGATCGACGATCCCGGGATGATGTCGTGGAACTGATTCAAGAGAAGTGTCTTCCACGCACGGTCCATGGCCATCGCTGTGACGTCGCCGTCTTTTTCGGCAATGTGGGCCGGAACATCCCAGACCGGGCGGTCATCCGCCGCCACCGGATCCTCGCCGAGCAGAGCACCCGGGTTGACCCGTTGTGCCATCACCTGGAGGAATTCGGCGTCGCGCAGCATCAACTCACATTTCCGGTTCATGTACTTGGTGTAAGCCTGGCTGGTCAGCGTGCCACGGTGCAGTTCGAGGTAAAGTTCGCCTCGCCAGACCGGTGGATCCACCGCGTCCTCCTTGCACTTGTCAAAAAAGTCCAGCACGCTGGTCATTTCCACCTGGGGCACCCCTTCAAAGTCCTCCCAGCGCCGGGCCAGCTCAATGTGCTCGAGGCTCGGTCCGCCACCGCCGTCGCCATGGCCGAAGGGCACCAGCGCACGGGTCGCGCGGTCGTTTTCCTGGAAGTTGTGCTCGGAGCGTTTCATTTCTGCCGCTGTCATCTGGCAGTTGTAGGTATCCACCGGCGGGAAGTGGGTGAAGATCCGGGAGCCGTCCAGCCCCTCCCAGTAAAACGTGTGATGCGGAAATCTGTTTGTATCACTCCAGGAAATTTTCTGGGTGAGGAACCAGTCGATCCCGGACTTCTGCAAGATCTGGGGAAGGGCCGCGGCGTAGCCGAAGACGTCGGGCAGCCACAGATCCTTGACCTCGATGCCGAACTCCTCCTGGTAGAAGTTTTTCCCATGGATGAACTGGCGCACCAGCGACTCACCGGAGGTGATGTTGCAGTCGGCCTCGATCCACATACCGCCGACAGTTTCCCACTGGCCTCGTTTGATAGCCACTTTGATGTCCTCGTAGATGCTCGGGTAGTATTGCTTCATCCAGGCATACTGCTGCGGCTGGGAGCAAACGAAGCGGTAGTCCGGATGGGTTTCCATGTAGCGCAAAGCCGTGGTAAACGTGCGGGCGCACTTGCGGATGGTTTCGCGCAGCGGCCAGACCCAGGCGGTATCGATGTGGGCGTGTCCCACGGCGGAGATTTTGTGCACGGTGTCTCCATTTTTTTTGGCGAGCACGGGGGCGAGCTCGGCACGGGCCGGAGCGATACAACCGGGGTCGCCGAGGTCGAGCACGTCACAGGTTTTATTCAGGGCCCGCAGAAGTTGGCCGCGGCGTGCTTCGTTTTCGGGAAGCTCCATCATCGCCTGGCGGCAGGCCTCGAAGTCCATCTTCAGTTGGAAGGCCTCCGGGTTGTAGGTTGCAAGCTGTGCCTGCTTCAAAACAAATAATGACTCCCCTTCATAATCAGGCATCAACAAATCGCCATCGCCCCAGAACATCTGGGCCACCGGGTTAGCTGCAGCTTCCACATAAAAATCAATCTTCTCACCGCCTTGGGCACAATCCATCAGCGGCACTGCGGAGCGATTGCGATTCACCGCAATCACTGGCTTGCCGTCCATATAAACCAAGCCCTCACGGCCAAAGCCCTCACCTTCCTCAAAACTCAGATTAATCAAAGCCACTACCGATTGACCATTCCATCCTGCAGGAACCACCCCTGTAAAATGAAACCACACAGTATCCCACTTCGAGCCCCATTTGTCACCTTCGGCAAAAGGCGTAAAGGGTCTCTGGATCGCTTCCTCGTAAGGAATCGGCTCACCTCCAACCGCCATTGCCTCGATGTTCATCGGCGATTTTTCAGGATAGAGAAACGGCTCGATGATACGCCCACCGGCTACAGCAATTCTCTCTTCAAATACTCTAGGTAACTTTTCCATATCTGGGCCCCAACTATGCCCGTCCGCCAACCGCGCACAAGGATGAATGGCATGTGTTTTCAGGAGACAGGCACTGCAATAACGGACCCAGAACTCAACAATCGGTCACGTCACATCGTAAACGATAAAAAAACGCCGCCGGGAAAACTCCCGACGGCGTGTGATTAAATACAGGATCGAATGATCGTAGCGGAGACTTAGTCTTCGCTCGGGCTCCACTCTTCGGAAGAACCGGAAGATGCCAGGTTGAAGGCGTGCTCCAGTCCAACAAGGTCTCCGCTCGGGCGGAGGGTCTCGAAGGATGCGGACTCCTTCTGAAGCTGATCCGGGTCGTAGTTGACAGCCTTGATGGAAAGACCGATACGACGCTCGACTTTGTCCACCTTGATCACGCGGGCTTCAATCTCGTCACCCACCTTGATGACGTCCTTGACTTTCTCCACGTGTCCTTCAGCAAGCTGGGAAATGTGGATCAATCCGTCGATGTCATTCTCAAGGTTCACAAAGGCACCGAAGCTAGCGATCTTGGCAACGGCTCCCTTGACCAGGTCACCGACCTTGAAGCTGTTCTCAATCTCGGACCATGGATCACCCTCAAGCTGCTTGACGCCAAGGGAAACACGCTGGTTTTCCTTGTCGATGCTGAGCACGATGGCTTCGACTTCGTCGCCCTTCTTGATGATCTCGCTTGGGTGGTTGATCTTGCGGGTCCAGGACAGGTCGGAAACGTGAATCATTCCATCGATTCCCTCTTCCATACCGATGAAGGCACCGTATGCTGTGAGGTTGCGAACCTCGCCCTTGACCAGAGTGCCGATTGGGTACTTGGCTTCGAGCTCTTCCCATGGGTTTGCCTCGAGCTGGCGAACGCCGAGGGAAATCTTCTGTTCCTCGATGCTGATACCAAGCACGACAGCCTTGATTTCCTGGTCGAGTTCCAACACGTCGCTCGGACGGTTGATACGCTTGACCCAAGAAAGCTCGGATACGTGAACGAGACCTTCCACACCGCTCTCCATCTCGATGAAGGCACCGTATGGAAGAAGCTTGGTCACCTTGCCGGTCACCTCGGTGCCGATTGGGTAACGACCTTCGATGTCTTCCCATGGGTTGTCTTCCATCTGCTTGATGCCGAGAGAAACGCGCTCTTTTTCGCGGTCGACGTCGAGGATGAGAACCTCGAGAGTCTGTCCGATGTGAACAAGGGCACTTGGGTGGCTGATACGTCCCCAGCTCATGTCCGTTACGTGGAGCAGGCCGTCCATGCCCTGCAGATCAACAAAGGCACCAAAGTCGGTGATGTTCTTGACCTGTCCTTCGACACGATCGCCAACCTTGACGCTCTGGAGGAACTTCTGACGCATTTCTGCACGCTCGCTTTCGATCACCTCACGGCGTGAAATAACGATGTTCTTGCGGTCGTCGTTGACCTTAACAATCTTAAATTCGTAGACTTTGCCGATATACTCGTTGAGGTCCTTGGGAGGAATGATATCGACCTGGGAGCCGGGAAGGAATGCTTCGACACCGACATTGACCATGAGGCCACCCTTGACGGCGCCTTTGATCTTGCCCTTGACGAGTCCTCCGTCGTGGTAAACTTCGACGATTTTTTCCCAGTTCTTGCGATGAGCGGCTTTCTCTTTGGAGAGCACGACCATGCCTTCGTCGTTTTCAAGTTTCATGAGAAGCACTTCGACTTCATCACCAACTTCGATCTCTTCGTCTTCGAATTCGGCTACCGGAATGGCGCCTTCGGACTTGTATCCGATGTCGACGAGGATCACTTGGGGTTTGATTGCGATGATGGTTCCGTTGACAACGGCACCTTCTTCGAATGAGCGGAACTTTGAATCGATCAAAGTTTCCAGTTCTGCTGTAGCAGTCATATTGGTTTGTTTGGTTTAGGTTAGGTTCCTTGGTTAATTTCTTTCCACTGTGCCAATCAGATCGACCTTGCGGCCTTTCATTGGCGTTGCCCCATGCAAAACCGGCGGTAGCGGGGCGCCAACACCCACCGGCTGAAAGAAAAGCGGAGGCGGGACATTACTAAAAAACCTCCACTTGGCAAGAAGAATGCATCAAGATCACACAAAAAGAAAAAAATCACAATTCCCTGATTATCAGCAACTTACCAAAACAAACAGCCGATTTCATGATATTTCCCTGACCCAAGACAGTCGAATCCGTAGATTTACCGGCTTTCCATAGCGGGTTTGCACGGCCTCGCGCAGCATTTCCATGGTTTCTTCGGAGGGAAATCCAGCTCCCTCCAAATGAAGTTCAAGCACCCGCTCCCCGCCCTTCGGCCGTAACCAGTGCACCCCGACCAGTCGGTAACCGTGAGTCTCCAGCACCCCCTGCACAGCCATTTCAACCGGCTCCTTCCGGCTGGCCTTACCGACCAAAACCGAGGCCAAGGGCACGGACAAGCCGGCGCACAGCAAGGCCAGCAAAATAGCCAGACGCTGCGCCCACAGCCGTGGAGTCGAGCTTCTGCCTCGCACCCCGGCCAGTAGAAAATTAATCGAGGAGCCGAGTACGATCGCCACCACGTTGGTTCCAAACAATAAGGCGGCTCCTTTAGCCACGCCGGACTCCCCAAGAGAAAGACAAATCCCCGTGGTCGCAATCGGAGGAACCAGAGCGGCCGCAATCGCGACTCCGGCCAAAGCCCCTGTAAGTTTGGGCCTCGCCAAACAATAGGAAGCGGCAAGACCGGAAATGAAAGCAACGCCCAGATCCAGCAGCGTGGGCTCCCCTCGAGCCAATAACTCATCCGTCACCCCAAGGCCCATGCTTCTGGCAAGCCCTCCCAGCAAGACACCTATAAGCAAGGCACTTAAAAACCCGAGTAAAACCGACTTCTGACATTGCTTCCACAGCGGCCAATTTCCTTGCACCACCGCCAGACCTCCACCCAATAAAGGCGTCATTAAAGGAGCGACCAGCATCGCGCCGATCACCACGGCACCACTGTCAGCAAGCAAGCCCAAGCCTGCAATGCAGGTGGCCATGACCATCAACACCGCAAAATCAAAGCTCCACCTGGCCTTCCCATCAATTTCAGCAAACAACTGAATCCTTTCCTCCCTCTTAAGCTGAGGAATACTCAGACTCATCATATCTCCCAACCGTTCCCGCATCCTGTGCCCTGCCGGGCGCGATGCCCGAATCACCCCGATACTCACGCCCTCCGGCCCCTGGATCAATCTCTCCGGCACCGTTCCGAACAACTTCCGTCGCAAGGTTCCGCCACCAGCGGCTCCGATCAACATCAGCCCATAATCCCCGGAGCGGAGCTCGCATTGTATGGCTTCGGAGACATCGTCAGACAACACAACCTTGGGGGTCACCTCCTCGGAAGTCACCCCGGCACGACGCAAACTTCGCCGCAGCGATTCATACCCCACCTCCATCGAAAGCTCACCCGCATCCTCGCAAACGTAAAATGCCGTGGCCGCACTACCCGCAATCCTCGCAGCCAACTTCATCCCCCGTCTGGAATGGCGCCCACCGGCACAAGGAACCAAAATCCCAGGTGATGACAAATCATCGCGCCCAGAACCGCCCGAAGCACCATTCCCAACCTCCCCTAAACGAAGCACCAATACCGTGCTAAACGCCTCATCCAAAAGTTCGCGCGCCAACTTCCCCGTCATTGAACCGTCCTTGGTCGAATCGTGTCGCCCGACAACCAACAACTCAGGAGACAACTTACGTTCGACAGCAAGCACCGCACGATGCCGACTCCGGCACTCCACTCTGCACAAGCGAATGTCGCAGTCTTCGCTTGATCCCTCAGGTGGGTTGGCTGCGGCCGCCATCGCCGGTTCAAGGCACCCCCAATGCTCGGCATCCTGTGACAAGGCTTCGCTCCAATCCAACCAAGGAACATCTCCATCACACTCCTCGTTTCCAGATTCCACCCAAAGGAGATGAAGCGGCTTCTTGGTAGCCTGTGCAATCCTCATTCCCCAGCGGGTCATCGCCAAAGCCTCGGCTTGTTTACGAATAATCAGCAGCATATGACATGAATCGATGATAGTCCTAACCCGTCGATCATTTCCCAAACTTCCGGTCCAACTCATTCAGGGAAATGTGCACCAAGGTGGGGCGTCCATCGGGCGTGCAGTAGGGCAAATCGCAGGCAAACATGGCATCCAGAAGAACTTGGGCATGATCGATCCGGCACGGTTCATGACGCCCGACGCGACGGGCGACCCCCGCGGCAAATGCCTCAAAAGCAAGCGCCTTCCCTTTTCGTGTCCCTGCCGTTTCATGCAACTCATGCACCAGTTCATGCAGGAATGCGTGAATATCCGACAGCTCCAAAAATGATGGCATGCTGCTGATTTTCACGGTACTCCCGCCAAAGGATTCCACGGTCATCCCCGCATCGGCAAAGTGGCTCTGGTGACGTAACACCAAATCCGCATCAAGCACATCCAACTCCAACAACTCCGGCACCAGCAGTCCCTGGGAACTTACCCCACCACCTTCAGCACCTTTCAACAGATCCTCATACACCACGCGCTCGCGAGCCGCCACGGGATCTAACAATACAACCCCCTCATCCCCCTGAAGAACAACGTATCGGTCGTGCAAGGGCCCAATCAATTCAAATTCAGGCTGCTGCACAAGCTGCCTTCCACCCGGATCCCCCAGCTCCGACTGCCGCTCTCTGGCTTGATCAAAGGCCGAGGCTGCAGGAGGTGTCATGGCTGGCGGAACAGACTGCGAACGGCCAACCTCCTTGTCCGGATGAACTCCTGCTTCTACCTGCACGGAGGAATCACCCGGCTCCAGTTTTGCAGAGAGATCTGCCTGCTCTAATCCCCCCCTGGTACGGGACACATCCTGAGATGCCTCCCTCCTAGGCTCAGATTTCCCCAGCCCACCGACAGCGGTAGCATCCACTTGACGGTCCCTTGGGCTCAAATGCACAGAGTCAGAAGGACGTAAGGCCGACTCAACGGACTCGGCAATCAGATTACGGATGTCGTGTGGTCGGTGAAAACGGACCTCCCGCTTAGCCGGGTGCACGTTGACATCCACCAGACTTGGGTCCATTTCAATCCACATCCAAGCGGCGGGGTGAGTTCCCTCTTGGATTGCCCCCCGGAACCCGTCCCGCAAGGCCCGGGTGATGGCGGCGTCCTCAATCGGGCGGCCATTCAAAAACACAAACTGCTGACGTCTTCCCTTGCGGGCATAATCACTGGGTAAAACATAACCGCGCACGGACATACCAGGTCGGGATTGTCGGGCGACTTCGATGAGTTTTCCGGCAGCTTCCGTCCCGGCCAGGCCGGAAATACGCACCCTCCAATCTTTGGTTCCGGGCAAATCAAAAGCGACCCGCCCGTCTTTGATCAAGGTGAAGCGAACCTCAGGGGCCGCAAGCGCATGAAGTCGAACCTGGTGCTCCACATGTGCCGACTCCGTTGTCTCGGCTCGCAAGAATTTCCGCCTTGCCGGAACATTAAAAAACAACTGCTTGGCCTCGATACACGTGCCCGACGGCACACCGGCCTCACGGACATCCCGCAAGGTTCCGCCATCGACACAAATCTCGGTTCCCGTCACCGCACCCTGTTCGCAGGTGGCCAAACGAAAGCGGGCAACACTGGCAATGCTTGGAACGGCCTCACCTCGAAACCCAAGCGTCATGATCGAAGACAATTGCTCACTGGTCTTCAATTTACTGGTTGCATGACGCTCCAAGGACAACATGGCATCCTCCCGACTCATGCCACACCCGTCATCGGTCACTTTGACCAAAGCCGTGCCACCTCGCTGAATTTCGACCGTCACATGACGGGCTCCGGCATCGAGGCTGTTTTCCACCAACTCTTTGACCACACTGGCGGGGCGTTCGACCACCTCGCCGGCAGCGACCTGACTGGCCAAGGTATCATCGAGAATTTGAATTTTAGACACGGGATGGAAAAAGGATGAAAAAGACAATGTAAAGGAAGCCGCCGCCGTATTAGAAATCAGCTGGTGACAGGCTAGAACGTAGACACAGGCATACAATCCGGACGAAACCACGCACCGCAAAAACTATTGCTGGCAGCCTGGCCCGCATCCGTCTAGGATACCCCCGCCGTCCGGGAAAGCATGCCTTGACTGCCCCCTCAGCGGCAAGCTTCATTCCTCCTGAATTTTGATTCCTGCCTCTCACGCCAACTTACGCATCCCTCATCATGTCCAAAGATCCGGAACCTACATGGCTTGAACGCATGGCCGCCCGACGCCCACCCTACTTCTGGTGGTTTCTCGGCTTTATTGTAGCATCCTGCTTTGCGTTTCTCAGCTGGTCACTCTGTATCGCCATTTTCAGCGCTCCTGAAATCCCTCGCAATTACGAAATTTTGAAAAAAGTAGGACGCCTGCCGGAGCATAAGGCCTACACCTCTCAAACCGCACCCAGCCTACCATCCAGTCCCGCGCCAGTGCTTCGCAACAGCTACCTCGAATTCAGCGACGAGGAGCTTGCAACCGTCAACCGTAGCCTGCTGCATAGCTACCTCACCAACTTCAGAACCAACACATTTTGCTCCTACCTGGTCGGCCCCTACCGCGTAACCAATACCCGCAAACTCACCGATGAGGACATCATGAATGAAGGGTTCGCCATTCAGCTGCGATCCTACTTACAACCTGACGAATACAATAAAATCGCCCCCTACCCGGTCATTATCGAAATCCTTTTCCCTACCCCCTACCCGGAGTCCTATCAGGGATATCACATAGGCGACAACATTGAACTCGACGTCACACCCTATTTTGCCTCCCTGCTGTACGTCAGCAAGGTCGAGCAAGAAGACGACGACACCATCGTTCGGCTCACAGCCGTGAGTCTGGCACAAAAAATCCGCCCGCCACATGCCGGCCCCTTTGATCTGGCACCACCTACGGAACTCAATCTCCACGCCCCCCTGCCCTTGTTCTCCGGCGATATCCCGAAAGCTGAAGCCCCGGCGTCCACCGCACCAGCCTCCGCCCCCTGATTCCATCTCCCTTCTCCAGACCATGGAAACACCCGAACTCGCACAACTGAAACAGCTGCGCAAAAAACATCACCAACAGTGTGTCGCCTGCAACCATCCGGACCTCAGACTGGATTTCAGGCTATCAGGTCAACGTTTAGTCGCCCGCTGGCAGCCCCGAAACTCACTGACCAGCTACCAGCAGACCCTGCATGGGGGGATTCAGGCTCTGCTCATCGATGAAGCGATGACCTGCTATATGATGTCACTCGGAATCGTAGCCGTCACCGCTGATCTTCAAATCCGCTACCACGATACGGTTCGCCCCGACCAGGCACTCTACCTTCACACCCGCCTCATCAAACGACGGAAAATGCTTTTTCTTTTGGAAAGTCAGCTCAGGCAGGGAGGGCGCTGTCATGTAATGGCCACCGGTAAATTCCTACCAAAGCCTTGATTCGCCCCAAGACGAAAACCATAGCCTGCCACAGGAACGCCCCCCCCAGAACCATCCCCCACACTCACAAATACTGTCCTATTTTCCACGTGCAGGATGCGGGATCCATGCTTAATCTGTTGGGGTTATGAAATCACACTCGAGCACGTATATCATCGCTGCTGCTGCAGCCATTTTCTCCTTTACCTCCGCTACGACCGTAGACGCCCATTGTCAGGTTCCCTGCGGCATTTATTCTGATGACACCGTTCTGAAAGATCTGCACACCCATCAGGCCACCATCGCCAAGGCCATGCAACAAATCAACGAACTGTCCAAGGATGCGAATAAAAACGCCAATCAGCTCACTCGCTGGGTCAACAACAAGGAAGAACACGCCACCAAAATCCAGGAAACCATGAGCCAGTATTTTCTCGCGCAGCGACTCAAGCTCGATGAAAAGGAAAGCAACAAAGAGTCCTATCTCAAAAAGCTCACCCTGTCCCACGAAATCATTGTCCTGGCAATGAAGTGCAAACAAGGCACCGATACCGGGAATGCGGAAAAACTTCACAAGGCCATTGATGCCTTCACCACAGCTTACACTGCAAAATAAGCTTAGCTTCTATCAGGGTGTTGAGCGCTGTCGCGCCTGCACCCTGAAATAACATCCTCCCCCGGCATCCATCCGGGTGTTCGAGTGCAGCATCACCTGCTCCAAGCCAAGACCTCCGGCTTCGGGATCACCCAACCACCCGGACGCCTCTGGTTCCCAAGTTTGCATATCCGAACTGGCCAACAGCCTCCAGTCGATATCAAATGCTTTACTTCGCCTGCTGAACTCGACGACCGCCACCTCATTTCCAGCCACCTCGGAAGCCAAGAGTCGCTGACGCACTTCATCTACACGAAGTGGGTCCGTGCCAAAACAATACTCATTCCAGTTCGACCGCCCGTCACCGTCCGGGTCCGCGTCGTCAGATGACACCAAGGTATCGTCCCGCTCGTCTTTACTAAACTGCTCATAGCGCCAGGCATCTACGTGCACATAATAATCACGATTGCCGCTCCCCGGAGTGCCGGACACAACCTCTCCAATCCCCCAACTCGACACCTCGTCGAACCGCCGAAAATCGCAATACGGATCACGGATGACCAGAGTGTAGCCAGCGCCGTCACTGGGAGGATACCACTTATCGTTCCAAGAAAAGTCGAGAATTTCCTCACCGCTCACATCAACCAGTTTGAGCCGCTCGCCGCCGTTGGCTAACTGGCCGTCATAGGGGCCATACACATTCGTCAGGTTACCATATCGAAGGACAAAAGCCTCTTGGTTTTTAACCAAGAGAAGATGTTCCCCCGGGCTCAGATCAACGACAGCAGAAAAAACATAGTCAACGCCCTCATCGAATCGGGCCCCTTGCAGGGAAAGTTCATCCGCGCCTATATTCACCAACTCCAACCACTCAAAATCCTCCGCCGTCACACCGGGCAAAGCCTCAAGCTCAGCAGCCGACGGATCTGCGGGGTGATAGTTGATTTCCACCACCCGCAACGACTCTTGCGCAGGCGTCGGAGCCCCTGAATATGTCATCGAGTCAACCAATCGGCCTTTGGCATCGTAGAGCTCCAGCGTTTCTCCGCGAGCAGATAACTGACCGCTGTAACCACCTTGAATAAAGCGATATTCTCCTCCGGTGGGACCGGATGCACGAGCACGAAAAGCGGACACCTCTTTTGCGATATGCAAGAGTCCGCGATACTGGGATGCCGCCTCACCGTCACCAGCGGGCAATACCGTTCCTGGCTTGATCGTCATTTCCACGGCTCCTCGCAGTGTCCACCCACTGAGGTCCAGCGATTCAGCTCCCCAATTTTTCAATACCAGATATTCCTCCGCCTGATTCCCACTCTCAGGATTAAAATCCAAGAGATCCAGAGAAACCAATGGAGAGGGTGACGGAGCGGCAGGGATACTCAAGCCGTCACTCTCAGGAGCGGAAGAATACAAATAAGCTCTGCGCCCTGGTAAATAATCATTTTTCAACCGCTCCGCTTGGGCCCGCATCCGATGCTCATCCGAAGTAGAATACCCACCTCCGTCCTGCCACGACCCCCACTTCGTAAAATCCAAATCCGCATCCGAGGCGCCGCTGGCCACTCCAGCAGGGTCCATCATCTCGGCCAGGGCATCAATACGGTTTTCGAAGTAACGCTCAGCCAATGGCGTGGAGGATTCCTGCAAGATCTCATCCATTAAGGTCCGAACGCGACGCACAAACAT
This DNA window, taken from Oceaniferula marina, encodes the following:
- a CDS encoding 30S ribosomal protein S1; translation: MTATAELETLIDSKFRSFEEGAVVNGTIIAIKPQVILVDIGYKSEGAIPVAEFEDEEIEVGDEVEVLLMKLENDEGMVVLSKEKAAHRKNWEKIVEVYHDGGLVKGKIKGAVKGGLMVNVGVEAFLPGSQVDIIPPKDLNEYIGKVYEFKIVKVNDDRKNIVISRREVIESERAEMRQKFLQSVKVGDRVEGQVKNITDFGAFVDLQGMDGLLHVTDMSWGRISHPSALVHIGQTLEVLILDVDREKERVSLGIKQMEDNPWEDIEGRYPIGTEVTGKVTKLLPYGAFIEMESGVEGLVHVSELSWVKRINRPSDVLELDQEIKAVVLGISIEEQKISLGVRQLEANPWEELEAKYPIGTLVKGEVRNLTAYGAFIGMEEGIDGMIHVSDLSWTRKINHPSEIIKKGDEVEAIVLSIDKENQRVSLGVKQLEGDPWSEIENSFKVGDLVKGAVAKIASFGAFVNLENDIDGLIHISQLAEGHVEKVKDVIKVGDEIEARVIKVDKVERRIGLSIKAVNYDPDQLQKESASFETLRPSGDLVGLEHAFNLASSGSSEEWSPSED
- a CDS encoding DUF389 domain-containing protein, translating into MLLIIRKQAEALAMTRWGMRIAQATKKPLHLLWVESGNEECDGDVPWLDWSEALSQDAEHWGCLEPAMAAAANPPEGSSEDCDIRLCRVECRSRHRAVLAVERKLSPELLVVGRHDSTKDGSMTGKLARELLDEAFSTVLVLRLGEVGNGASGGSGRDDLSSPGILVPCAGGRHSRRGMKLAARIAGSAATAFYVCEDAGELSMEVGYESLRRSLRRAGVTSEEVTPKVVLSDDVSEAIQCELRSGDYGLMLIGAAGGGTLRRKLFGTVPERLIQGPEGVSIGVIRASRPAGHRMRERLGDMMSLSIPQLKREERIQLFAEIDGKARWSFDFAVLMVMATCIAGLGLLADSGAVVIGAMLVAPLMTPLLGGGLAVVQGNWPLWKQCQKSVLLGFLSALLIGVLLGGLARSMGLGVTDELLARGEPTLLDLGVAFISGLAASYCLARPKLTGALAGVAIAAALVPPIATTGICLSLGESGVAKGAALLFGTNVVAIVLGSSINFLLAGVRGRSSTPRLWAQRLAILLALLCAGLSVPLASVLVGKASRKEPVEMAVQGVLETHGYRLVGVHWLRPKGGERVLELHLEGAGFPSEETMEMLREAVQTRYGKPVNLRIRLSWVREIS
- a CDS encoding PaaI family thioesterase, with protein sequence METPELAQLKQLRKKHHQQCVACNHPDLRLDFRLSGQRLVARWQPRNSLTSYQQTLHGGIQALLIDEAMTCYMMSLGIVAVTADLQIRYHDTVRPDQALYLHTRLIKRRKMLFLLESQLRQGGRCHVMATGKFLPKP
- a CDS encoding superoxide dismutase [Ni], translated to MKSHSSTYIIAAAAAIFSFTSATTVDAHCQVPCGIYSDDTVLKDLHTHQATIAKAMQQINELSKDANKNANQLTRWVNNKEEHATKIQETMSQYFLAQRLKLDEKESNKESYLKKLTLSHEIIVLAMKCKQGTDTGNAEKLHKAIDAFTTAYTAK
- a CDS encoding alpha-mannosidase, which encodes MEKLPRVFEERIAVAGGRIIEPFLYPEKSPMNIEAMAVGGEPIPYEEAIQRPFTPFAEGDKWGSKWDTVWFHFTGVVPAGWNGQSVVALINLSFEEGEGFGREGLVYMDGKPVIAVNRNRSAVPLMDCAQGGEKIDFYVEAAANPVAQMFWGDGDLLMPDYEGESLFVLKQAQLATYNPEAFQLKMDFEACRQAMMELPENEARRGQLLRALNKTCDVLDLGDPGCIAPARAELAPVLAKKNGDTVHKISAVGHAHIDTAWVWPLRETIRKCARTFTTALRYMETHPDYRFVCSQPQQYAWMKQYYPSIYEDIKVAIKRGQWETVGGMWIEADCNITSGESLVRQFIHGKNFYQEEFGIEVKDLWLPDVFGYAAALPQILQKSGIDWFLTQKISWSDTNRFPHHTFYWEGLDGSRIFTHFPPVDTYNCQMTAAEMKRSEHNFQENDRATRALVPFGHGDGGGGPSLEHIELARRWEDFEGVPQVEMTSVLDFFDKCKEDAVDPPVWRGELYLELHRGTLTSQAYTKYMNRKCELMLRDAEFLQVMAQRVNPGALLGEDPVAADDRPVWDVPAHIAEKDGDVTAMAMDRAWKTLLLNQFHDIIPGSSIHWVYEDVKIDYPNVAKVAAAVRDAAAARIVEKVDTSGVENPVVVFNTLAQERQEVVELPNGELTYAEVPQCGYSVQSADPGLPEGVSPTRVVAGGDGYVLNNGLLEVKIDSRGLVTGMLDLE
- the mutL gene encoding DNA mismatch repair endonuclease MutL, which codes for MSKIQILDDTLASQVAAGEVVERPASVVKELVENSLDAGARHVTVEIQRGGTALVKVTDDGCGMSREDAMLSLERHATSKLKTSEQLSSIMTLGFRGEAVPSIASVARFRLATCEQGAVTGTEICVDGGTLRDVREAGVPSGTCIEAKQLFFNVPARRKFLRAETTESAHVEHQVRLHALAAPEVRFTLIKDGRVAFDLPGTKDWRVRISGLAGTEAAGKLIEVARQSRPGMSVRGYVLPSDYARKGRRQQFVFLNGRPIEDAAITRALRDGFRGAIQEGTHPAAWMWIEMDPSLVDVNVHPAKREVRFHRPHDIRNLIAESVESALRPSDSVHLSPRDRQVDATAVGGLGKSEPRREASQDVSRTRGGLEQADLSAKLEPGDSSVQVEAGVHPDKEVGRSQSVPPAMTPPAASAFDQARERQSELGDPGGRQLVQQPEFELIGPLHDRYVVLQGDEGVVLLDPVAARERVVYEDLLKGAEGGGVSSQGLLVPELLELDVLDADLVLRHQSHFADAGMTVESFGGSTVKISSMPSFLELSDIHAFLHELVHELHETAGTRKGKALAFEAFAAGVARRVGRHEPCRIDHAQVLLDAMFACDLPYCTPDGRPTLVHISLNELDRKFGK